The Terriglobales bacterium genome window below encodes:
- the tadA gene encoding tRNA adenosine(34) deaminase TadA has product MTDELYMEEALREAARAESAGEVPVGAVVVCNGRIVGRGWNRNITDNDPTAHAEVLALRQAAGEIGNYRLLDCEMFVTIEPCAMCAGAMVHARLKRLVYGAEDPKAGAVHSVMSVLNHPQLNHRMEVTRGVLAARCQELLQSFFRNRR; this is encoded by the coding sequence GTGACCGACGAACTCTACATGGAAGAAGCGTTGCGGGAAGCTGCCCGCGCCGAGTCGGCAGGTGAAGTGCCGGTCGGCGCGGTGGTGGTGTGCAACGGCCGAATTGTCGGCCGCGGATGGAACCGTAATATCACCGATAACGATCCCACGGCCCATGCCGAAGTGCTCGCCCTTCGCCAGGCAGCCGGAGAGATCGGCAATTACCGCCTACTGGACTGCGAAATGTTTGTCACCATCGAGCCCTGCGCCATGTGCGCGGGCGCCATGGTTCATGCCCGGTTGAAGCGATTGGTATACGGGGCGGAAGATCCGAAAGCGGGAGCGGTGCACTCCGTGATGTCGGTGCTGAATCATCCGCAACTGAATCACCGCATGGAGGTCACGCGTGGCGTGCTGGCGGCGCGCTGCCAGGAACTGCTGCAGAGCTTTTTCCGCAACCGCAGATGA